The Toxoplasma gondii ME49 chromosome III, whole genome shotgun sequence genome includes a window with the following:
- a CDS encoding histone lysine methyltransferase, SET, putative (encoded by transcript TGME49_276120~Gene product name based on ToxoDB Community Expert Annotation.), protein MPLHSLVDVRHAGRWKGRGLFAKTYIRSGMEILSAIEPLVFVPVADPCCAIHQPLRHSSPSSSSSPPSSSSSSSSSSSSSSSLRIAEGEREAEARVSEQGLKEAEKDFEFSGKIRTGKHSASRPTACAFCLTPVNHVTLSTSARRGDFENRSGKVLRCSRCRCTFYCSPRCQRQAWAEHKKECELFGEIFRASGGLFPTAVQRLLLKCLLRRIDLSAFASRSPLSPLEPGRDSTDCEGIPSTVSGDGEEAQGQAPREVDRCPCEPFDSLSVSGDDSSRGEGGEPGVRCSCFRGDHGESLATVREATEKEEYIAARSFVSLFLLTLKKAVAAGASPADSDTAPSARMEQSSLARFAQRIEQEFSVEQLTNLLLKLSRNMLSILSGEARESGVGAARRDASTRVDGASSEGDSYAASPNSQTDPRAFFLDSCNSPQSGSCPCCFTDSVCAQGLYPFPINCMNHSCAYNARAVFGGRSHLPLAIRFVATRDIRENEEICISYVPRVAFSRSTERRKHLLKGYGFLCCCHLCCGCLPASRDAPRPDAAASRPPGELADASHCGGEPRENGQAKNASKLERRDTSEDATGFSEGGPKPTSGGETQRERGERGESAARRFSLSRAFDLQLANVLFCSSDACRALCFTPKADALLALEDERRLRWRGLGGTAQREKRSFQRADASDSMQSVSDMDREHKESWAKQIRLRLPVRCYQGDPGGRRLGNVVDLSRQMEPTRAVCCVCDGELTKRTPSGGGGRRSRRSLPRSRPRAASCWPPPSFSGRGE, encoded by the exons ATGCCACTGCACAGTCTCGTAGATGTGCGGCACGCAGGTCGctggaaaggaagaggcCTTTTCGCGAAGACCTACATTCGTTCGGGGATGGAGATTCTATCTGCCATCGAacctctcgtctttgttcCTGTCGCCGACCCCTGCTGTGCAATCCATCAACCGCTTCGTcactcctctccttcttcttcatcatctcctccctcttcttcatcttcttcttcctcttcttcctcttcttcatcatcTTTGCGAATtgctgaaggagagagagaggcagaagcgagagttTCCGAGCAGGGACTGAAGGAGGCCGAGAAGGACTTTGAGTTTTCTGGAAAAATCCGTACCGGCAAGCACTCAGCAAGTCGCCCAACTGCTTGCGCGTTCTGCCTCACTCCAGTGAACCATGTGACTCTGTCGACCTCAGCGAGACGAGGTGACTTCGAAAACAGAAGCGGCAAAGTCCTGAGATGCTCCAGGTGTCGCTGCACCTTTTActgttctcctcgctgtcaaCGACAAGCCTGGGCGGAACACAAGAAAGAATGCGAACTCTTCGGGG AGATTTTTCGCGCCTCTGGGGGCTTGTTCCCGACAGCTGTGCAGCGGCTGCTGCTCAAGTGTCTGCTTCGGCGAATCGACCTCTCGGCGTTCGCGTCGAGAagtcctctttctcctcttgaGCCTGGGCGAGACTCTACTGACTGCGAGGGGATCCCATCGACGGTCtctggagacggagaggaagctcAGGGGCAAGCGCCGCGCGAGGTCGACAGATGCCCATGCGAGCccttcgactctctctctgtgagCGGAGACGACTCCAGTCGAGGTGAGGGAGGAGAACCAGGCGTTCGGTGTTCCTGTTTTCGAGGAGACCACGGTGAGTCCCTGGCGACGGTTCGCGaagcaacagagaaggaggagtACATCGCCGCGCgttcgtttgtttctctctttctcttgacGCTGAAAAAGGCGGTGGCGGCCGGCGCGTCTCCCGCCGACTCAGACACGGCGCCTTCGGCTCGCATGGAGCAGTCGAGCTTAGCGCGTTTCGCTCAACGCATTGAACAGGAGTTCTCTGTCGAGCAGTTGACAAACCTGCTGTTGAAATTGTCGCGAAACATGCTGTCCATCCTGTCGGGAGAAGCTCGCGAGTCGGGCGTCGGCGCCGCTCGGAGGGATGCTTCCACACGTGTCGACGGAGCGAGCTCAGAAGGAGACTCGTACGCAGCGTCACCGAACAGTCAGACAGATCCTCGAGCTTTTTTCCTCGACAGCTGCAACTCTCCACAGAGCGGATCCTGCCCTTGCTGCTTCACGGACAGCGTCTGTGCTCAGGGGCTGTACCCTTTCCCGATCAACTGCATGAACCACAGCTGCGCGTACAACGCGAGAGCGGTCTTTGGCGGCCGCTCGCACTTGCCGCTAGCGATTCGCTTTGTGGCGACTCGAGACAtccgagaaaacgaagaaatcTGCATTTCGTACGTACCTCGTGTGGCTTTCAGCCGCTCCacagaacggagaaaacaTCTGCTGAAAGGGTACGGattcctctgctgctgccaTCTCTGTTGCGgctgtctgcctgcctcAAGAGACGCGCCCAGGCCGGACGCCGCAGCTTCGAGGCCTCCCGGGGAGCTGGCGGACGCCAGCCACTGCGGGGGCGAACCGCGAGAAAATGGGCAAGCGAAAAACGCGTCGAAGctcgagaggcgagacaccTCAGAGGACGCGACAGGCTTCTCGGAAGGAGGCCCCAAACCAACAAGCGGGGGGGAGACGCAAAGGGAGCGAGGGGAGCGAGGGGAGTCCGCGGCTCGTCGCTTTTCCCTGAGCAGGGCGTTCGACTTGCAACTCGCGAACGTTTTGTTCTGCAGTTCGGACGCCTGTCGCGCCCTGTGCTTCACTCCAAAAGCCGACGCACTCTTGGCCCtggaagacgaaaggcgaCTGAGGTGGCGAGGATTGGGTGGAACCGCTCAGCGCGAAAAACGCAGTTTCCAGCGCGCAGACGCAAGCGACagcatgcagtctgtctcAGACATGGACAGGGAACACAAAGAGTCGTGGGCAAAGCAGATTCGCCTGCGACTGCCTGTCCGTTGCTACCAAGGAGATCCCGGAGGTCGGCGCCTGGGAAACGTCGTGGATCTGTCACGACAGATGGAACCGACGCGCGCCGTCTGCTGTGTCTGTGACGGGGAACTGACGAAAA GAACACCaagtggaggcggcggccgCCGTTCACGGCGAAGCCTCCCCCGAAGTCGCCCACGAGCTGCAAGCTGCTGgccgcctccttctttttctgggaGAGGGGAATGA